From a single Aggregatilinea lenta genomic region:
- a CDS encoding GGDEF domain-containing response regulator → MSKGRILVVEDDFDISNMLKIYFSGQGYEVQVAPRGNEALALTRKQLPQLIVLDIMLPDMNGYDVCRDLRSTTRTSHIPIIFLTQKDERSDKIAGLELGADDYITKPFDIEELKLRVKNQIERSERDNTTDPNSGLPSSLLIEDKLRDLMRDDRTWSYLDLRMAHYEAFKDVYGFVAGNEALRFIALLIGEVLDAVGTPDDFVGHAGGDNFVIISYATRPEALVERLSSRFAEDIQQHYSFIDRERGFMMKDNEKVPLMTLAVGMVSNASRKFADIREITELAAESRRRGSTNDVAPIATEW, encoded by the coding sequence ATGAGCAAGGGCCGAATCCTGGTGGTCGAAGACGACTTCGACATCTCCAACATGCTGAAAATCTACTTCTCTGGGCAGGGCTACGAGGTGCAGGTTGCGCCGCGCGGCAATGAGGCACTGGCGCTGACGCGTAAGCAGCTCCCGCAGCTCATCGTGCTCGACATTATGCTGCCGGACATGAACGGCTACGACGTCTGCCGCGACTTGCGTTCTACGACACGCACCAGCCATATCCCGATCATCTTTCTCACCCAGAAGGACGAGCGCAGCGACAAGATCGCCGGGCTGGAGCTGGGCGCGGACGATTACATTACCAAGCCGTTCGACATCGAAGAACTCAAGCTGCGTGTCAAGAACCAGATCGAGCGCTCCGAGCGCGACAACACCACTGATCCCAACAGCGGCCTGCCCAGCAGCCTGCTCATCGAGGACAAGCTGCGCGACCTGATGCGCGACGATCGTACGTGGTCGTACCTCGACCTGCGCATGGCACATTACGAGGCGTTCAAGGACGTCTATGGCTTCGTCGCGGGGAACGAGGCGCTGCGCTTCATAGCGCTGCTGATCGGCGAAGTGCTCGACGCCGTGGGCACACCCGACGATTTCGTGGGACACGCGGGTGGCGACAACTTCGTGATTATTTCCTACGCGACGCGCCCAGAGGCGCTGGTCGAGCGGCTTTCCTCCAGGTTTGCCGAAGATATCCAGCAGCACTATTCGTTCATCGACCGCGAACGCGGCTTCATGATGAAGGACAACGAGAAGGTGCCGTTGATGACGCTGGCCGTGGGCATGGTGTCCAACGCGTCGCGCAAGTTTGCGGACATCCGCGAGATCACCGAGCTGGCCGCCGAAAGCCGCCGCCGGGGATCGACCAACGACGTGGCGCCTATCGCGACCGAGTGGTGA
- a CDS encoding multidrug transporter yields the protein MRKFTIEDDHLVFPFNEPARDLSILNKPLKMHHADILDELLGAAPAELPLRSIHDLVGVGSDAGEMVVYRDNLYFDREFFSAFFEQARASRLPCRAVLPVTDAAWMKYTVPLSRLEPVQDAGGQVQAYALDLWYFPKGFAEPRHWHAIPVYSDYKEKGYYNVPDSMANLRPSAKSGAGRGLDLTHLLTERSCLSIDSWVHVYFANIILGVFSRGSRFEEYLAQHNLFALKVLFRAILEQKQVLSCSRLVQVGEGTIVDPSAVILGPTTIGRGCYIGPGAVIDNCIIGDNVNVAQGCQLMLSVVGNNCFLPFRAGLFMSTLMEYTIVAQNTCVQMCVIGRNSFLGAGTTFTDFNLLPASLRAMNAYGELEDTGQPVLGACVGHNARIGSGMVVMPGRVIESDVVLFASPDRRVIARNVTYEESDHHKTRPAIARLHRRRYPRHIEPGAEDSYLEQW from the coding sequence ATGCGCAAGTTCACCATCGAAGACGACCATCTGGTTTTCCCCTTTAACGAACCCGCGCGGGACTTGAGCATCCTCAACAAGCCGCTGAAAATGCACCACGCCGACATCCTGGACGAACTGCTGGGGGCAGCTCCCGCCGAGCTGCCGCTGCGCTCGATTCACGATCTGGTGGGCGTCGGGTCAGACGCCGGGGAGATGGTCGTCTACCGCGACAACCTCTATTTCGACCGCGAGTTCTTCAGCGCGTTCTTCGAGCAAGCGCGCGCCAGCCGCCTGCCGTGCCGTGCCGTGCTGCCCGTTACCGACGCAGCGTGGATGAAGTACACCGTGCCGCTCTCGCGCCTGGAACCGGTGCAGGACGCCGGCGGGCAGGTGCAGGCGTACGCGCTCGACCTGTGGTACTTCCCGAAAGGCTTCGCGGAGCCGCGTCACTGGCACGCCATCCCGGTCTACAGCGACTACAAAGAGAAGGGCTACTACAACGTACCCGACTCGATGGCGAACCTGCGTCCTAGTGCCAAAAGTGGCGCCGGGCGTGGCCTCGACCTGACGCACCTGCTCACCGAGCGCTCGTGCCTGTCCATCGACAGCTGGGTGCACGTCTACTTCGCCAACATCATCCTGGGCGTGTTTTCGCGCGGGAGCCGCTTCGAGGAATACCTCGCGCAGCATAATCTGTTTGCGCTGAAGGTGCTGTTCCGCGCCATTCTGGAGCAAAAGCAAGTGCTCTCGTGTTCCAGGCTGGTGCAGGTGGGCGAGGGCACGATCGTCGATCCGTCCGCCGTGATCCTGGGGCCCACGACCATCGGGCGCGGCTGCTACATCGGGCCGGGCGCGGTCATCGACAACTGCATCATCGGGGATAACGTCAACGTGGCGCAGGGCTGCCAACTCATGCTGAGCGTGGTCGGCAACAACTGCTTCCTGCCGTTCCGCGCGGGGCTGTTTATGTCCACGCTGATGGAATATACCATCGTCGCGCAGAACACCTGCGTGCAGATGTGCGTCATCGGACGCAACAGTTTCTTGGGCGCGGGCACGACCTTCACCGACTTCAACTTGCTGCCCGCCTCCCTGCGCGCCATGAACGCCTACGGCGAGCTGGAAGACACCGGCCAGCCGGTGCTGGGTGCGTGCGTCGGCCACAACGCGCGGATCGGATCGGGCATGGTGGTCATGCCGGGCCGCGTGATCGAGTCGGACGTGGTGCTGTTCGCCTCGCCCGATCGCCGCGTGATCGCGCGCAATGTCACCTACGAAGAGAGCGACCACCACAAGACGCGCCCTGCCATCGCACGGCTGCACCGCCGCCGCTATCCGCGCCACATCGAACCCGGCGCAGAAGACTCCTACCTGGAACAGTGGTAA
- a CDS encoding alpha/beta fold hydrolase: MPSLVTEPGIIHYETYGRGRPVLLLHGWLGSWSLWRDTIEALGRDFRTYALDFFGFGESGMMADHLTRRTSAYTVPIYVEMVHQFMDRMGIVKAPLIGHSMGGTVSLSMAINHPDKVVKVGVIGSPIDGNSLNLLLKLSGNPKMAAFFWLFHGRGLRVFLQGYSYFMARNGRSMARMINKDVSMISMESFFQSIGTLRQTDLRPDLHTIQVPTLGMYGKRDIIVRPSENETLKAGVPHAQIEWFPDAGHFIMRDSPERFIGTLRTFLLADGS; encoded by the coding sequence GTGCCATCACTTGTCACTGAACCGGGGATCATCCACTACGAGACCTACGGACGTGGGCGACCTGTGTTGTTGCTGCACGGGTGGCTCGGCTCGTGGTCGCTGTGGCGGGACACGATCGAGGCCCTCGGACGCGATTTTCGCACCTACGCGCTGGACTTCTTCGGCTTTGGCGAATCGGGCATGATGGCCGACCACCTTACGCGCCGCACCAGTGCCTACACCGTCCCGATCTACGTCGAAATGGTCCACCAGTTCATGGATCGCATGGGCATCGTCAAGGCCCCGCTGATCGGGCACTCGATGGGCGGCACGGTGTCGTTGAGCATGGCGATCAACCACCCGGACAAGGTAGTTAAGGTGGGCGTCATCGGTTCGCCAATCGATGGTAACTCGTTGAACCTGCTGCTCAAGCTGTCCGGCAATCCCAAGATGGCGGCATTTTTCTGGCTGTTTCATGGACGCGGCCTGCGCGTTTTTTTGCAGGGTTACAGCTACTTCATGGCGCGCAATGGCCGCTCAATGGCGCGCATGATCAACAAAGACGTGTCGATGATCAGCATGGAGTCATTTTTTCAAAGCATCGGCACACTGCGCCAGACCGACCTGCGGCCCGACCTGCACACGATCCAGGTCCCGACGCTGGGTATGTACGGTAAGCGCGACATCATCGTCCGGCCCAGCGAAAACGAGACGCTCAAAGCCGGGGTGCCCCACGCGCAGATCGAGTGGTTCCCCGACGCGGGCCACTTCATTATGCGGGATTCACCGGAACGCTTTATCGGCACGCTGCGGACGTTTTTGCTGGCCGACGGGAGTTAG
- a CDS encoding GTP-binding protein → MQTVKMVVTGPFNAGKTEFIRSISEIDVVTTDEGISETSAEFGTKETTTVAMDFGRITVDDDLVLYLFGTPGQRRFDFMWEILAEGMLGFVVMVDSSKPETFREAKSILETFRAYAPTPYVVAANKQDHPEAWAADDLRIALRIDDDIKLLPCVATDKESVKNVLLELLYSILEEMEET, encoded by the coding sequence ATTCAAACCGTCAAGATGGTCGTCACCGGCCCGTTCAACGCTGGAAAGACCGAGTTCATCCGCTCGATCAGTGAAATTGATGTGGTGACGACGGATGAGGGGATTTCAGAAACCTCGGCGGAGTTTGGAACGAAAGAAACGACCACCGTGGCGATGGACTTTGGCCGCATCACCGTGGATGACGATCTGGTCCTGTACCTGTTCGGCACCCCCGGCCAGCGCCGGTTTGACTTTATGTGGGAGATCCTGGCCGAAGGTATGCTCGGCTTCGTGGTGATGGTGGACAGCTCCAAGCCGGAAACTTTCCGCGAGGCGAAGAGCATTCTGGAAACCTTCCGCGCGTACGCCCCAACCCCCTACGTCGTGGCGGCGAACAAGCAGGACCATCCCGAAGCCTGGGCCGCCGATGACCTGCGTATCGCGCTGCGGATCGATGACGACATCAAGCTGCTGCCGTGCGTGGCGACCGACAAAGAAAGCGTCAAGAACGTGCTGCTCGAACTGCTCTACTCCATTCTCGAGGAGATGGAAGAGACGTAG
- a CDS encoding DUF4388 domain-containing protein, whose product MALKGNLADFSTTQILNLISLAHKTGTLRVYEPVVTKETITDGAGNKRPKVVPGAERAAAWFRDGKLILAAMGSQDGHLANVLHRAGKLNAEQARIIRERGAKYSDKALALMLINANYVNQTDIVRSIQQHTVDIMYDMMAWAKEPFIFQENELPSSDHITVPIDLKNVIIEGTRRIKEIKPLEDELPNLDMALKFPESPSEKFRGIHLSVEEWRVVSFINPKNSIRQIAKACNMTDTEIRRVVYGLLQAGLVELLKPPHLQPQPVGAPGAYAGPPRPQVTVKRSVVERLIARIKES is encoded by the coding sequence ATGGCACTCAAAGGGAACCTGGCTGACTTTAGCACCACCCAGATCTTGAACCTGATCAGCCTGGCTCATAAGACCGGGACCCTCCGCGTGTATGAGCCAGTGGTCACGAAAGAAACCATCACCGACGGCGCGGGCAACAAACGCCCGAAGGTCGTGCCGGGTGCGGAGCGCGCCGCCGCATGGTTCCGTGACGGCAAGCTGATCCTGGCGGCGATGGGGAGCCAGGACGGGCATCTGGCGAACGTGCTGCACAGGGCGGGCAAGCTCAACGCCGAGCAGGCGCGGATCATCCGCGAGCGCGGGGCGAAATACTCCGACAAGGCGCTCGCGCTGATGCTGATCAACGCGAACTACGTCAACCAGACGGACATCGTGCGCAGCATCCAGCAGCACACCGTGGATATCATGTATGACATGATGGCGTGGGCCAAAGAGCCGTTCATCTTTCAGGAGAACGAGCTGCCCTCGTCCGACCACATTACGGTGCCCATCGACCTCAAAAACGTCATCATCGAAGGCACGCGCCGCATCAAAGAGATCAAGCCGCTCGAAGACGAGCTGCCCAACCTCGACATGGCGCTCAAGTTTCCGGAATCACCCAGCGAGAAGTTCCGGGGCATTCACCTCAGCGTTGAAGAATGGCGCGTGGTGTCCTTCATCAATCCTAAGAACTCGATCCGGCAGATTGCCAAAGCCTGCAACATGACCGACACCGAGATCCGCCGCGTGGTCTACGGGCTGCTGCAAGCGGGTCTGGTCGAGCTGCTCAAGCCGCCGCATCTCCAGCCGCAACCGGTCGGCGCGCCGGGCGCCTATGCCGGGCCGCCCCGTCCGCAGGTGACGGTCAAGCGGAGCGTGGTAGAGCGGTTGATCGCCCGGATCAAGGAATCTTAA
- a CDS encoding DUF3048 domain-containing protein: protein MSRFAHLLTRRLVRRLTGPAARPTLVLLVALAVLAAGCDLHGSTLRITATPALTSARSTSVPPTLGPPTPTPTAEYPAAYNPLTGLTVDDPSVLQRRPLAAKISNAPDIVRPQAGISDADMVFEHYTEGRLTRFTAIFWTHTPPRLGSIRSARLLDMEIPSMYGTLLVYSGASEPIRQRIASLPFAPRAFEGVTVGPPLYFRDPEIEVPHNLFAVPSEVWARADTMGVDTPPVINDIPFDDAPPPGDGPVTSITVNYGPDVVEWQYDADTGRYARFVDGEPHRDANNNAQVTASNVVVVYAYHQPDLSIVESEWQGSKSFSIEIQIWTLGPVKVFRDGEEIDGWWMRWEEDRPLTFWRDEDGTQPIPLKPGNTWFQVVPLDFEDVTTGS from the coding sequence ATGTCCCGCTTCGCCCACCTGCTCACTCGCCGCCTGGTGCGCCGTCTCACCGGCCCTGCCGCGCGCCCGACCCTGGTGCTCTTAGTCGCGCTCGCGGTGCTCGCCGCCGGATGCGACCTGCACGGCAGCACCCTGCGCATTACGGCGACACCGGCCCTGACGAGCGCCCGGTCCACCTCCGTGCCGCCGACCCTCGGACCGCCGACGCCCACGCCCACCGCCGAGTACCCGGCGGCCTACAACCCGCTGACCGGGCTGACCGTAGACGATCCATCCGTGCTCCAGCGCCGCCCGCTGGCCGCGAAAATCTCCAACGCGCCGGACATCGTACGGCCCCAGGCGGGCATCTCAGACGCCGACATGGTCTTCGAACATTATACTGAAGGTCGCCTGACGCGCTTTACGGCCATTTTCTGGACGCATACGCCGCCGCGTCTCGGCTCAATTCGCTCGGCGCGCCTGCTCGACATGGAGATCCCGTCCATGTACGGCACACTGCTGGTCTATTCGGGCGCGAGCGAGCCGATCCGCCAGCGTATCGCGTCGCTGCCGTTTGCCCCGCGCGCCTTCGAGGGCGTGACGGTCGGGCCGCCGCTGTACTTCCGCGACCCGGAGATCGAAGTGCCGCACAACCTGTTCGCCGTGCCGTCCGAAGTTTGGGCGCGCGCCGACACGATGGGCGTCGATACGCCACCCGTGATCAACGATATCCCCTTCGACGACGCGCCGCCGCCCGGAGACGGGCCGGTCACGTCGATCACTGTGAACTACGGGCCGGATGTGGTCGAGTGGCAGTACGACGCGGACACAGGGCGCTACGCGCGCTTCGTGGACGGGGAACCGCACCGCGACGCCAACAACAACGCGCAGGTGACGGCATCGAACGTGGTCGTCGTCTATGCTTATCACCAGCCGGATCTGAGCATCGTGGAGAGCGAATGGCAGGGCAGCAAGAGCTTCTCGATCGAGATCCAGATCTGGACGCTGGGGCCGGTCAAGGTCTTCCGCGACGGCGAGGAGATCGACGGCTGGTGGATGCGCTGGGAGGAAGACAGGCCGCTGACCTTCTGGCGCGACGAGGACGGCACGCAGCCCATCCCACTCAAACCGGGCAACACGTGGTTCCAGGTCGTGCCGCTCGACTTCGAGGACGTGACCACCGGCTCATGA
- a CDS encoding aromatic prenyltransferase: protein MVIETKTRTLEVLFRDIEAAAQICEVEPLEDRYVPVMRTYEPFFTGAAVAMRTTSHPAGKRDLDIRYVDTVQGYDPYPVAVEKGFLNPDGHPIYDLLPALNEAISFCGYGIDVSVTHGMRKIWPFMKARTTIEEVCRIPALPDSVRNVMDYYKKYDLSTVSLLALDYLSRTVNLYCFTGGRELFTPQKVAGQIADAGFLVPPEDEVLTNATAASIYLTFNWDSPDIVRLSYVLPVPLEHVPLKLPEHLTRFIAEAPTYADERRYIYNTAYAHGEVYTKMELDYTATMGEMLQVPIVIA, encoded by the coding sequence ATGGTGATTGAAACGAAAACCAGGACGCTAGAGGTATTGTTCCGCGATATCGAGGCGGCGGCGCAGATCTGTGAAGTCGAGCCGCTGGAAGATCGATACGTGCCGGTGATGCGCACGTATGAGCCGTTTTTTACCGGCGCGGCAGTGGCGATGCGCACCACCTCGCATCCCGCCGGCAAGCGCGACCTCGACATCCGCTACGTGGATACGGTGCAGGGCTACGATCCGTACCCGGTGGCCGTGGAGAAGGGATTCCTGAACCCCGACGGTCACCCAATTTACGACTTGCTTCCGGCGCTCAACGAGGCCATTTCCTTTTGCGGCTACGGGATCGACGTGAGCGTCACGCACGGCATGCGCAAGATCTGGCCGTTCATGAAGGCTCGCACGACGATCGAGGAGGTGTGTCGCATCCCGGCCCTGCCCGACAGCGTGCGCAACGTGATGGACTACTATAAGAAGTATGACCTGAGCACCGTCAGCCTGCTGGCACTGGATTACCTCAGCCGCACGGTGAACCTGTACTGCTTCACCGGGGGGCGCGAGCTGTTCACGCCTCAAAAAGTCGCGGGGCAGATCGCGGACGCGGGCTTCCTCGTGCCGCCGGAAGACGAGGTTCTGACCAACGCCACAGCCGCGTCAATTTACCTGACGTTCAATTGGGATTCGCCCGACATCGTGCGCCTGAGCTACGTGCTGCCCGTGCCGCTGGAACACGTGCCGCTCAAGTTGCCGGAGCACCTGACGCGCTTTATTGCCGAGGCGCCGACTTACGCCGACGAGCGCCGTTATATCTACAACACGGCCTATGCGCACGGCGAAGTTTACACCAAGATGGAGCTGGACTACACCGCCACGATGGGCGAAATGCTCCAGGTCCCGATTGTGATCGCGTAA
- a CDS encoding GNAT family N-acetyltransferase yields the protein MPVFTVGQVEARELTPQDAGALQTLLEACDDYTVLVEGQPPDAEAAFDVMADLAPGKTLDDKRLLGLWRGDRLVGVLDAMVGYPMPDVWFIGLLMIAPEQRGHGLGASVVGAFEAWAASQGARAIGLGVVEPNRDALRFWQRLGYAELRRTGPRPFGRNLHVVIVLQKALA from the coding sequence ATGCCGGTCTTTACGGTGGGACAGGTCGAGGCGCGGGAACTCACGCCCCAGGATGCGGGCGCGCTGCAAACGCTGCTCGAAGCCTGTGACGATTACACGGTGCTGGTGGAGGGTCAGCCGCCAGACGCCGAAGCGGCGTTCGACGTCATGGCCGATCTGGCACCCGGCAAGACGCTGGACGACAAGCGCCTGTTGGGGCTGTGGCGGGGGGACCGGCTGGTCGGCGTGCTCGACGCGATGGTCGGCTATCCGATGCCAGACGTGTGGTTTATCGGCCTGTTGATGATCGCGCCGGAGCAGCGCGGGCACGGACTGGGCGCGTCGGTCGTGGGCGCGTTCGAGGCGTGGGCGGCCAGCCAGGGCGCGCGCGCCATCGGCCTGGGCGTGGTCGAGCCGAATAGGGATGCGCTGCGCTTCTGGCAGCGGTTAGGTTATGCCGAACTGCGCCGCACCGGACCGCGCCCCTTCGGACGCAATCTGCACGTGGTGATCGTGCTGCAAAAAGCGCTGGCATAG
- the dprA gene encoding DNA-processing protein DprA, translated as MIDDPVPELVQSVALGLIPGLGSKTLYRLLDAFGALDGIFEAPHDALLAVRGIGPKLAAAIRAADLDRTREDIIRWRAGGIQIARRDDPCFPRLLRELDDAPPVLFWRGDLRPDEARTVAIVGTRTPSAPARRTAEALAGALSACGCTIVSGLAAGIDTAAHRGALHAGTRTLAVLGSGVNRVYPPGNQALARQIVASGAVIAEVHPNAGPNAPALVARNRLISGLSDAVIVVEAGATSGSLHAARFAGAQGRAVYAVECAAAGTQHLIETGAAQPLPPTAGAWYALAERLAAGMF; from the coding sequence ATGATCGACGATCCCGTACCGGAACTCGTGCAATCCGTGGCCCTGGGCCTGATTCCTGGACTGGGCAGCAAGACGCTCTACCGCCTGCTCGACGCGTTCGGCGCGTTGGACGGCATCTTTGAGGCCCCGCACGACGCGCTGCTGGCCGTGCGCGGCATCGGCCCCAAGCTGGCCGCCGCCATTCGGGCCGCCGACCTCGACCGGACCCGCGAGGACATTATCCGCTGGCGTGCCGGGGGCATCCAGATCGCCCGCCGCGACGATCCGTGCTTCCCGCGTCTGCTGCGCGAGCTGGACGATGCGCCGCCAGTTCTGTTCTGGCGCGGCGATCTGCGTCCCGACGAAGCACGCACCGTCGCCATCGTCGGCACGCGCACGCCGTCCGCCCCGGCCCGACGCACGGCGGAGGCACTCGCAGGGGCATTGTCTGCTTGCGGCTGCACAATCGTCAGTGGGCTGGCCGCCGGGATCGATACCGCCGCCCACCGGGGTGCGCTGCACGCCGGCACGCGCACGCTTGCCGTACTGGGCAGCGGCGTGAATAGGGTTTACCCGCCGGGCAATCAGGCGTTGGCCCGGCAGATCGTCGCCAGCGGCGCGGTGATCGCGGAGGTGCATCCCAACGCAGGTCCGAATGCTCCGGCGCTGGTCGCGCGCAACCGGCTGATCAGCGGCCTGAGCGATGCGGTGATCGTCGTCGAAGCGGGCGCGACGAGCGGCAGCCTGCATGCGGCTCGCTTCGCGGGGGCGCAGGGACGCGCCGTGTATGCCGTCGAGTGCGCCGCTGCCGGAACGCAGCATCTGATCGAGACGGGAGCCGCGCAGCCACTGCCGCCTACCGCTGGCGCGTGGTACGCGCTTGCGGAGCGGCTCGCCGCCGGGATGTTCTAG
- a CDS encoding TetR/AcrR family transcriptional regulator, with amino-acid sequence MDTRSELLAAALTLFSSEGYDAAGVQRIVEAANVTKPTLYHYFGSKRGLFEALVQDRGEGLLADVRQATVYHRNITGSINTVVHVYFDYARRQPEFYRMLLAMWFAPPSAEYSPAVRALLAQQQHLLETMFERATEDHGNMRGRHMLYAMSLKGQIDTYIGLGLQGYVDLTSNDLVYRMIHQFMHGIFS; translated from the coding sequence GTGGATACCCGTTCGGAGCTGCTGGCCGCAGCGCTCACCCTGTTTAGCAGCGAGGGCTACGACGCCGCCGGCGTGCAGCGCATCGTCGAAGCCGCCAACGTCACCAAGCCGACGCTCTACCATTATTTCGGCAGCAAGCGCGGCCTGTTCGAGGCGCTGGTCCAGGACCGGGGCGAAGGGCTGCTGGCCGACGTGCGGCAGGCGACTGTCTACCACCGCAACATCACCGGCTCGATCAACACGGTGGTTCACGTTTACTTCGACTACGCGCGCCGCCAGCCGGAGTTCTACCGGATGCTGCTGGCGATGTGGTTCGCGCCGCCCTCGGCGGAATATTCCCCGGCAGTGCGCGCGCTGCTGGCCCAACAGCAGCACTTGCTGGAAACAATGTTCGAGCGCGCCACCGAGGATCACGGCAACATGCGCGGGCGGCACATGCTCTACGCGATGAGCCTGAAGGGGCAGATCGACACGTACATCGGGCTGGGGCTGCAAGGCTACGTCGATCTGACGTCAAACGATCTGGTTTACCGGATGATCCACCAGTTTATGCACGGCATATTCTCGTGA
- a CDS encoding alpha-amylase family glycosyl hydrolase — protein sequence MTRSTTQIMTPQWIDDARFYHIYPLGLLGAPARNDFSADPVPRLEALHPWIEHIAGLNLNAVYLGPVFESTAHGYDTADYFRVDRRLGTWDTLRDVIAAMKARGMRVILDGVFNHVGRDFWAFRDVLAHGQASAYTGWFHNIDFSRTSPYGDPFGYEGWAGCMDLVKLNTSHPGVRGHLFDAVSTWIADFDIDGLRLDAADALDHDFLRALVAHCHTIKPDFWLMGEVVHGDYRQWANPAMLDATTNYELYKGLYSSHADRNYFEIAYSLNREFGPEGMYRNLRLYTFADNHDVNRVASDLDDPAHLYPLYLLQFTVPGVPSVYYGSEWGLTGTRTRSSDAALRPALTLDAATAAPHPALANAIRRFAALHRDLPALRHGDFRQVHVDHEQIAFERRAGDQSVIVATNAADHPVTLTLGRLPGSRLRDALNGGPAIPVHHGQATVTLNSAWGAVWVAE from the coding sequence ATGACACGATCCACAACGCAAATCATGACGCCGCAATGGATCGACGACGCCCGCTTCTACCACATCTACCCGCTCGGCCTACTGGGCGCGCCCGCGCGCAACGACTTCAGCGCCGATCCGGTTCCGCGCCTGGAGGCCCTGCACCCGTGGATCGAGCACATCGCCGGGCTGAACCTGAACGCCGTATACCTGGGGCCGGTGTTCGAATCGACCGCGCACGGCTACGATACCGCCGATTATTTCCGCGTGGACCGGCGGCTGGGTACATGGGACACGCTGCGCGACGTGATTGCGGCAATGAAAGCGCGCGGGATGCGTGTGATCCTCGACGGCGTGTTCAACCACGTTGGGCGCGATTTTTGGGCATTCCGCGACGTACTGGCGCACGGGCAAGCGTCCGCTTATACGGGCTGGTTCCACAACATCGACTTCAGCCGCACCAGCCCGTACGGCGATCCGTTCGGCTACGAGGGCTGGGCGGGCTGCATGGATCTGGTCAAGCTGAACACGTCGCATCCCGGCGTGCGGGGGCACCTGTTCGACGCGGTGAGCACCTGGATCGCGGACTTCGACATCGACGGACTGCGGCTGGATGCCGCCGACGCACTCGATCACGACTTTCTGCGGGCGCTGGTCGCGCACTGCCACACCATCAAGCCGGATTTTTGGCTGATGGGCGAAGTCGTGCATGGCGACTACCGGCAGTGGGCAAATCCCGCCATGCTCGACGCGACGACCAATTACGAGCTGTACAAGGGGCTGTATTCCAGCCACGCGGACCGCAACTATTTCGAGATTGCGTATTCGCTCAACCGCGAGTTCGGGCCGGAGGGAATGTACCGCAACCTGCGGCTGTACACCTTCGCGGACAACCACGACGTGAATCGCGTCGCGTCGGACCTCGACGATCCGGCGCATTTGTACCCGCTGTATTTGCTACAGTTCACCGTGCCGGGCGTGCCGTCCGTATATTACGGCAGCGAGTGGGGCCTCACCGGGACGCGCACCCGATCCAGCGATGCCGCACTGCGCCCGGCGCTCACACTCGACGCGGCGACGGCTGCGCCCCACCCCGCGCTGGCGAACGCGATCCGGCGGTTCGCCGCCCTGCATCGCGATTTGCCCGCGCTGCGTCATGGCGACTTTCGGCAGGTGCACGTCGATCATGAGCAGATCGCGTTCGAGCGCCGCGCCGGGGATCAGAGCGTGATCGTGGCGACCAACGCGGCGGACCATCCCGTGACGCTGACGCTCGGCAGGCTGCCGGGGAGTCGCCTGCGCGACGCGCTCAACGGCGGCCCGGCGATCCCGGTGCATCACGGGCAGGCGACCGTCACGCTGAATTCCGCCTGGGGCGCAGTGTGGGTAGCGGAATGA
- a CDS encoding winged helix-turn-helix transcriptional regulator, with protein METNVFPPNVYAATCPTRQVLSLIGDKWTALIIGLLDDGPKRFSELQREIHGISQKMLAQTLRRLERDGVISRTIYPEVPPHVEYELTPLGETLGAPLAAIRDWAEQHIGEIAAARTVYDERN; from the coding sequence GTGGAAACTAACGTCTTCCCTCCCAACGTGTATGCAGCAACCTGTCCCACGCGGCAGGTGCTCAGCCTGATCGGTGACAAGTGGACCGCGCTGATCATCGGCTTGCTGGACGATGGCCCCAAGCGCTTTTCCGAGCTTCAGCGCGAGATCCACGGCATTTCGCAGAAGATGCTGGCGCAAACGCTGCGCCGTTTGGAGCGTGATGGTGTGATCAGCCGCACGATTTATCCGGAGGTCCCGCCGCACGTGGAATATGAGCTGACGCCGCTGGGCGAAACGCTCGGCGCGCCGCTCGCCGCGATCCGCGACTGGGCCGAGCAGCACATCGGGGAGATCGCCGCCGCGCGGACCGTCTACGACGAGCGCAATTGA